In the Geobacter sp. FeAm09 genome, one interval contains:
- a CDS encoding DUF523 domain-containing protein encodes MSPEPAAAPIVIGVSSCLLGERVRYDGGHKRDRNITECLGRFFRFVPVCPEVACGLPVPREPMRLEGDPAAPRLMTNQTRIDLTGRLLSWCEKRVIELEREDLCGFIFKKNSPSCGLLQVPVYDDGAAAGSGSGLFAAAVTARFPLLPVTEEGRLDAPGFREDFIERVLAYRRRKAFPIPP; translated from the coding sequence TTGAGCCCTGAACCGGCGGCCGCCCCCATCGTCATCGGCGTCAGCTCCTGCCTGCTGGGGGAGCGGGTGCGCTATGACGGCGGCCACAAGCGCGACCGGAACATCACCGAGTGTCTGGGGCGTTTTTTCCGGTTCGTGCCGGTCTGCCCCGAGGTGGCGTGCGGCCTGCCCGTACCCCGGGAGCCCATGCGCCTGGAGGGGGACCCGGCCGCCCCGCGCCTGATGACGAACCAAACCCGCATCGACCTGACCGGCCGGTTGCTTTCCTGGTGCGAAAAGCGGGTTATTGAGTTGGAAAGGGAGGATCTGTGCGGCTTCATCTTCAAAAAGAATTCGCCCAGTTGCGGCCTGTTGCAGGTCCCGGTCTACGATGACGGCGCGGCGGCCGGGAGCGGTAGCGGCTTGTTCGCCGCAGCCGTAACGGCCCGCTTCCCGCTTTTGCCGGTGACAGAGGAGGGGCGGCTGGACGCCCCCGGCTTCCGGGAGGACTTCATCGAGCGGGTCCTCGCCTACCGGCGCCGGAAGGCTTTCCCTATTCCCCCTTGA
- a CDS encoding amidohydrolase — translation MNAPDMILYNGAIAAADGGHSTASAVALSGGRITALGGEEVLAHAPAATQRIDLRGRTVVPGLNDSHIHVIRGGLNFNMELRWDGVPSLALALHMLRDQARRTPPPQWVRVIGGWTEFQFAERRMPTLEEINAAAPDTPVFVLHLYDRAFVNRAGLRALGYTKETPSPSGGEIQRDRSGNPTGLLIARPNAMILYASLAKGPKLGFDDQVNSTRHFMRELNRLGITSCIDAGGGFQNYPDDYRVMEELAGRDELTLRIAYNLFTQRPGQEYDDFARWADITEPGHGNDVYKVNGAGEMLVFSAADFEDFLEPRPDLQPVMEAELKKVVALLAEKRWPFRLHATYDESITRFLDVFEAIDREIPFNGLRWFFDHAETISEQSMERVRRLGGGIAIQDRMAFQGEYFVERYGKKAASMAPPISTMLRMGIPVGAGTDATRVASYNPWVSLYWLVTGKTVGGLSLYGEENRLDRATALGLYTEGSSWFSGDKGKKGRIAVGQFADLAVLSADYFSVPDEEIKGIESLLTIMGGRIVHGAGDFASLAPPLPPVSPDWSPTGVYGGAYRDGHGEPELPALAAAGSCDNPLHRHTHRVFGEVGPWGVGCTCFAF, via the coding sequence ATGAACGCACCTGACATGATTCTGTATAACGGCGCCATTGCCGCAGCGGATGGCGGCCATTCCACGGCTTCCGCCGTTGCCCTGAGCGGCGGCCGGATCACCGCCCTGGGCGGCGAAGAGGTGCTGGCCCACGCCCCTGCCGCGACCCAGCGGATCGACCTCAGGGGGCGCACCGTCGTCCCCGGCCTGAACGATTCCCACATCCACGTCATCAGGGGGGGGCTCAACTTCAATATGGAGCTGCGCTGGGACGGGGTGCCCTCCCTGGCCCTGGCGCTTCACATGCTGCGCGATCAGGCCCGCCGCACCCCACCGCCCCAGTGGGTGCGGGTCATCGGCGGCTGGACCGAGTTTCAGTTCGCCGAGCGGCGCATGCCGACCCTGGAGGAGATCAACGCCGCCGCCCCGGACACCCCGGTCTTTGTCCTGCACCTGTACGACCGGGCATTCGTCAACCGGGCCGGGCTCCGGGCCCTGGGGTACACGAAGGAGACTCCAAGCCCTTCCGGCGGGGAGATCCAACGGGACAGGTCCGGCAATCCCACCGGTCTGCTGATCGCCAGGCCCAACGCCATGATCCTCTACGCCAGCCTGGCCAAGGGGCCCAAGCTCGGCTTCGACGACCAGGTCAACTCCACCCGCCACTTCATGCGCGAGTTGAACCGGCTCGGCATCACCAGTTGCATCGACGCCGGCGGCGGGTTCCAGAACTACCCCGACGACTACCGGGTGATGGAGGAGTTGGCGGGACGGGACGAACTCACCCTGCGCATCGCCTACAACCTGTTCACCCAGCGCCCCGGGCAGGAGTACGATGATTTTGCCCGCTGGGCCGACATCACCGAACCGGGACACGGCAACGACGTCTACAAGGTGAACGGCGCGGGCGAGATGCTGGTCTTTTCCGCAGCCGACTTCGAGGACTTCCTGGAGCCGCGCCCCGACCTGCAGCCGGTCATGGAGGCCGAGTTGAAGAAGGTGGTGGCCCTGCTGGCGGAAAAACGCTGGCCGTTTCGGCTGCATGCCACCTACGATGAATCCATCACCCGGTTCCTGGACGTGTTCGAGGCCATTGACCGGGAGATCCCCTTCAACGGGTTGCGCTGGTTCTTCGACCATGCCGAGACCATCTCGGAGCAGAGCATGGAGCGGGTGCGCCGCCTGGGGGGCGGCATCGCCATCCAGGACCGCATGGCCTTCCAGGGCGAATACTTTGTGGAGCGCTACGGGAAAAAAGCGGCCAGCATGGCCCCGCCCATCTCGACCATGCTCCGCATGGGGATCCCGGTGGGCGCGGGCACGGACGCCACCAGGGTGGCGAGCTACAACCCCTGGGTTTCGCTCTACTGGCTGGTGACCGGCAAGACCGTGGGGGGCCTCTCCCTGTACGGCGAGGAGAACCGCCTGGACCGGGCCACGGCCCTTGGGCTCTACACCGAGGGGAGTTCCTGGTTTTCCGGGGATAAGGGCAAAAAGGGGCGCATCGCGGTGGGCCAGTTCGCCGACCTGGCGGTGCTGTCGGCCGACTATTTCAGCGTGCCCGACGAGGAGATCAAGGGGATCGAGTCGCTTTTGACCATCATGGGGGGACGCATCGTCCATGGGGCGGGCGACTTCGCCTCCCTGGCGCCGCCCTTGCCGCCGGTCTCTCCCGACTGGTCGCCCACGGGCGTCTATGGCGGGGCATACCGGGATGGCCATGGCGAACCTGAACTGCCTGCCCTGGCGGCGGCCGGTTCGTGCGACAACCCGCTCCACCGGCATACCCACCGGGTATTCGGCGAGGTCGGCCCCTGGGGGGTTGGTTGTACATGCTTCGCATTCTGA
- a CDS encoding OB-fold nucleic acid binding domain-containing protein, which translates to MTRSLPLFSIILAISLAAATQTAQAFPKGGFTNLSAARHAGETPLPLSGTVAETMNAGGYTYIALENKGAKSWVAVPQMEVTVGKKMSFSPGVEIANFSSKTLNRTFERIVFSQGPTEQQAPAPKAAPKEAPAKTAAGKNGTAKVEKAAGPNAYTVAELYKNKNTLNKRKVAVRGKVVKVAMGIMGKNWVHLRDGSGSAKKKTNDLTVTTTAAAPNEGDVVTAVGVLRKDRDFGAGYKYELIIEDGTLEP; encoded by the coding sequence ATGACTCGAAGCCTACCGTTGTTCAGCATCATTCTGGCCATCTCGCTCGCAGCGGCGACCCAGACCGCCCAAGCCTTTCCCAAGGGAGGGTTCACCAACCTCTCCGCGGCCCGGCATGCCGGGGAAACGCCGCTCCCCCTCTCCGGAACCGTGGCGGAGACCATGAATGCGGGTGGCTACACCTATATCGCCCTGGAGAACAAAGGGGCGAAGAGCTGGGTGGCCGTCCCCCAGATGGAAGTGACCGTGGGCAAGAAGATGTCGTTCAGTCCCGGGGTCGAGATCGCCAACTTCTCCAGCAAGACCCTCAACCGCACCTTTGAGCGGATCGTCTTCTCCCAGGGGCCCACGGAACAGCAGGCACCCGCTCCGAAAGCCGCCCCCAAGGAGGCTCCGGCAAAAACCGCCGCCGGCAAGAACGGCACCGCCAAGGTGGAAAAGGCCGCCGGGCCCAATGCCTATACGGTGGCGGAACTCTACAAGAACAAGAATACCCTCAACAAACGCAAGGTCGCGGTCAGGGGGAAGGTCGTCAAGGTGGCCATGGGGATCATGGGGAAAAACTGGGTCCATCTGCGGGACGGCAGCGGCAGCGCCAAGAAGAAGACCAACGACCTCACCGTCACCACCACCGCGGCCGCGCCCAACGAGGGTGATGTGGTCACGGCCGTGGGGGTGCTCCGCAAGGACCGGGATTTCGGCGCCGGCTACAAGTATGAACTGATCATCGAAGACGGCACCCTTGAGCCCTGA
- a CDS encoding pirin family protein: protein MTTRAIDKLYKSRPTVEGAGVHLKRAFGNSQVPLFDPFLMLDDFHTANPAEYLPGFPWHPHRGIETITYVLEGVVEHGDSMGNKGVIGPGDVQWMTAGSGIIHQEMPQKSPTGMMWGFQFWANLPADRKMMAPRYRDVKAADIPEVTLDSGVRVKIVSGRVNGVQGPVRDIVIDPEMLDVSIPAGAAFRHPVTAGHTAVAYVLDGEGYFDEQRDAFAYEMAGSGWMDLDRRCICGPETVVLYKREGSDVLIEAGERPVRFLFIAGKPLHEPVAWYGPIVMNTQEELRVAFEEFQNGTFIKGA, encoded by the coding sequence ATGACCACCCGCGCCATCGACAAGCTGTACAAAAGCCGCCCCACCGTCGAGGGGGCCGGCGTCCACCTGAAGCGCGCCTTCGGCAACTCCCAGGTGCCGTTGTTCGACCCGTTCCTGATGCTGGACGACTTTCACACCGCCAACCCGGCCGAATATCTGCCCGGCTTTCCCTGGCACCCCCACCGGGGCATCGAGACCATCACCTATGTCCTGGAAGGGGTGGTGGAACATGGGGACAGCATGGGCAACAAGGGGGTCATCGGCCCCGGCGACGTGCAGTGGATGACGGCCGGCAGCGGCATCATCCACCAGGAGATGCCCCAGAAGAGCCCGACCGGCATGATGTGGGGCTTCCAGTTCTGGGCCAACCTGCCGGCCGACCGGAAGATGATGGCGCCCCGCTACCGGGACGTGAAGGCGGCCGACATCCCGGAGGTTACCCTGGATTCGGGGGTCAGGGTCAAGATCGTCAGCGGCAGGGTCAACGGGGTCCAGGGGCCGGTGAGGGATATCGTGATCGACCCGGAGATGCTGGACGTGAGCATCCCGGCCGGCGCCGCCTTCCGCCACCCGGTCACGGCCGGACATACCGCCGTCGCCTACGTGCTGGACGGCGAGGGGTATTTCGACGAGCAGCGGGACGCCTTTGCCTACGAGATGGCGGGCTCGGGATGGATGGATCTGGACCGGCGCTGTATCTGCGGACCGGAAACCGTGGTCCTCTACAAACGCGAAGGGAGCGACGTGCTGATCGAAGCGGGGGAACGGCCGGTCCGTTTCCTGTTCATCGCGGGGAAACCGCTCCACGAGCCGGTAGCTTGGTACGGCCCCATCGTCATGAACACTCAGGAAGAGTTGCGGGTCGCCTTCGAGGAGTTCCAGAACGGCACCTTCATCAAGGGGGCATAG
- the scpB gene encoding methylmalonyl-CoA decarboxylase — MSLILSSYSGHVGTATFNHAQTRNSLSNELLRELIEALRLFAKRKARAVIIRAQAGVKVWSSGFDITELPVPGRDPLSYNDPLEQALREIQLFPAPVIAMIEGSVWGGACDLAFICDMAIGCPSCSFAITPAKIGVPYNSTGILHFINVVGPRLAREMFFTARPIDAQRALQIGILNHLVPTEELERFCYDLAHQVAENSPLAIAVIKEQLRLLGNSHPLSPETFERIQGLRRKVYDSYDYLEGKNAFNEKRTAVFKGE; from the coding sequence ATGTCCCTTATCCTGTCATCCTACAGCGGCCACGTGGGTACCGCGACCTTCAACCACGCCCAGACCCGCAACAGCCTCTCCAACGAACTGCTCCGCGAGCTGATCGAGGCCCTGCGGCTCTTCGCCAAACGCAAGGCTCGGGCCGTGATCATCCGTGCCCAGGCGGGGGTCAAGGTCTGGTCCTCCGGCTTCGACATCACCGAACTGCCGGTGCCGGGGCGCGACCCACTCTCCTACAACGACCCCCTGGAACAGGCGCTGCGGGAGATCCAGCTCTTCCCGGCGCCGGTCATCGCCATGATCGAGGGGAGCGTGTGGGGCGGGGCCTGCGACCTGGCTTTCATCTGCGACATGGCCATCGGCTGCCCCTCCTGCTCCTTCGCCATCACCCCGGCCAAGATCGGGGTCCCCTACAACTCCACCGGCATCCTGCACTTCATCAACGTGGTCGGGCCGCGCCTGGCCCGGGAGATGTTCTTCACCGCCAGGCCGATCGACGCACAGCGTGCCCTCCAGATCGGCATCCTCAACCATCTGGTGCCAACGGAGGAGTTGGAGCGCTTCTGCTACGACCTGGCGCACCAGGTTGCCGAGAACTCCCCCCTGGCCATCGCCGTGATCAAGGAACAGTTGCGCCTTTTGGGCAACTCCCACCCCCTGAGCCCCGAAACCTTCGAGCGCATCCAGGGGCTGCGGCGCAAGGTCTACGACAGCTACGACTACCTGGAGGGGAAGAACGCCTTCAACGAGAAGCGCACGGCCGTTTTCAAGGGGGAATAG
- a CDS encoding GSU3473 family protein, translating to MKIPVLFIDGTPGVVGDDELESFIQKRRILAFRRSDGWVRVAKDPLRGASGTKAYDGKERRKA from the coding sequence ATGAAGATTCCGGTATTATTCATAGACGGCACTCCCGGCGTTGTGGGTGACGATGAACTCGAATCGTTTATCCAGAAAAGGCGCATCCTCGCTTTCCGCCGTTCCGACGGCTGGGTGAGGGTTGCCAAGGACCCCCTGCGGGGGGCGTCCGGCACAAAGGCCTATGACGGGAAAGAACGAAGAAAGGCGTAA
- a CDS encoding sensor histidine kinase, with protein MRLRLSLIVKLTLATSLILVGFMGLLDYINLKNFRKATIEYAISNADQLTEIINQSAYDAMMKNDKASLYQMADRIAQSRSIEHISIIDRGGKVAYSSHKSEIGTVIDQKNAACIFCHQPNNTRLFSPTNNSSRLYRTANGMEVLGYTKAIYNQPECSTGPCHFHSREHHILGVLDITLSLENLRQQSHEYRMQFIVMTFLLLLFIGVLITFLTQRLVDRPVQRLVQHTAKVSAGDMDARIPVTSDDELGDLSEAVNDMTESLAKANEELKEWAGNLEHKVEERSQEIKRMQAQLHRSEKLASLGNLVAGIAHEINNPLSGILLYASIVDNDKRLDPTLKPDLERIIAECRRCAEIVKQLLEFSREALPHKEAISLNTLLDKVVGLLQHQPSFRNIAIKRSYDPDLGEVFVDSNQMQQVFVNLFINASHAMPKGGVISIVTSQPTGGDYARVEIGDTGCGISEEDLQRIFDPFFTTKAEGTGLGLSISYGFVENNAGQIEVTSKVGVGTTFIILLPLQEGGGEEQA; from the coding sequence ATGCGCCTGCGTCTCTCCCTCATCGTCAAGCTTACCCTGGCCACCTCCCTGATCCTGGTCGGCTTCATGGGCCTGCTGGACTACATCAACCTGAAAAACTTCCGCAAAGCCACCATCGAGTACGCCATTTCCAACGCCGACCAGTTGACGGAGATCATCAACCAGAGCGCCTACGACGCCATGATGAAAAACGACAAGGCCAGCCTGTACCAGATGGCCGACCGGATCGCCCAGAGCAGGAGCATCGAGCACATCAGCATCATCGACCGGGGCGGCAAGGTCGCCTACTCCAGCCACAAAAGCGAGATCGGCACGGTCATCGACCAGAAGAACGCGGCCTGCATCTTCTGCCATCAACCGAACAACACCCGGCTCTTTTCCCCCACCAACAACAGCAGCCGGCTGTACCGGACCGCCAACGGCATGGAGGTGCTGGGCTACACCAAGGCCATCTACAACCAGCCGGAATGCTCCACCGGTCCCTGCCATTTCCACAGCAGGGAGCACCACATCCTGGGGGTGCTGGACATCACCCTTTCCCTGGAGAACCTGCGCCAGCAATCCCACGAATACCGCATGCAGTTCATCGTCATGACCTTCCTGCTGCTGCTCTTCATCGGGGTGCTGATCACCTTCCTGACCCAGCGCCTCGTGGACCGGCCGGTGCAGCGCCTGGTGCAGCACACGGCCAAAGTGTCGGCGGGCGACATGGACGCCCGCATACCGGTCACCAGCGACGACGAATTGGGGGATCTCTCCGAGGCGGTCAACGACATGACCGAGAGCCTCGCCAAGGCCAACGAGGAACTGAAGGAATGGGCCGGCAACCTGGAACACAAGGTGGAGGAGCGGAGCCAGGAGATCAAGCGGATGCAGGCCCAACTCCACCGTTCCGAAAAGCTGGCCTCCCTGGGCAACCTGGTGGCGGGCATCGCCCATGAGATCAACAACCCCCTGAGCGGCATCCTGCTCTACGCCTCCATCGTGGACAACGACAAGCGCCTCGATCCGACCCTCAAGCCGGACCTGGAACGGATCATCGCCGAGTGCCGCCGCTGCGCCGAGATCGTCAAGCAGCTCCTGGAGTTCTCCCGCGAGGCGCTCCCCCACAAGGAAGCCATCTCCCTCAACACCCTCCTGGACAAGGTCGTGGGCCTGCTGCAGCACCAGCCCAGCTTCCGGAACATCGCCATCAAGCGCTCCTACGACCCGGACCTGGGAGAGGTCTTCGTGGATTCCAACCAGATGCAGCAGGTCTTCGTCAACCTGTTCATCAACGCCAGCCACGCCATGCCCAAGGGGGGGGTGATCAGCATCGTCACCTCCCAACCGACCGGCGGCGACTACGCCCGGGTGGAGATCGGGGATACGGGGTGCGGCATCTCCGAAGAGGACCTGCAGCGCATCTTCGACCCCTTCTTCACCACCAAGGCCGAGGGGACCGGGCTGGGGCTCTCCATTTCCTACGGGTTCGTGGAAAACAACGCGGGGCAGATCGAGGTGACGAGCAAGGTGGGGGTGGGGACGACCTTCATCATCCTCCTGCCGCTCCAGGAGGGCGGCGGGGAGGAACAGGCGTAA